One Alicyclobacillus vulcanalis genomic window carries:
- a CDS encoding class I fructose-bisphosphate aldolase, translating to MIDKIREYLGAEADHLLNHECKTIPKERLTPPSPTIVDDVFLYSNRNNQVLRSLQWLLSSGRLGGTGYVSILPVDQGIEHSAGASFAKNPDYFDPENIVKLAIEGGCNAVASTLGVLALTSRKYAHKIPFIVKLNHNELLTYPNKYDQIMFASVKQAWDLGAAGVGATIYFGSPESTRQIQEVGEAFRLAHELGMFTVLWCYLRNPAFVKDGVDYHTAADLTGQANHLGVTLEADIVKQKLPEVNGGYQALNMGQSSYGKIDKRVYTELTTEHPIDLARYQVANGFMGKIGLISSGGASGENDFAEAVRTAVINKRAGGMGLISGRKAFQRPMAEGVKLLNLIQDVYLCKDVTLA from the coding sequence GTGATTGACAAGATTCGCGAATACCTGGGTGCAGAAGCTGATCATCTGTTGAACCACGAGTGCAAGACCATTCCGAAGGAGCGGCTCACGCCGCCATCGCCGACGATCGTCGACGACGTGTTCCTTTATTCCAATCGAAACAATCAGGTTCTGCGTTCCCTCCAGTGGCTTTTGTCCTCCGGGCGCCTCGGCGGAACCGGTTATGTCTCCATTCTGCCGGTGGATCAGGGCATCGAGCATTCGGCGGGCGCCTCATTCGCCAAGAATCCGGACTACTTTGATCCAGAAAATATCGTCAAGCTCGCGATCGAGGGCGGTTGCAACGCCGTCGCGTCGACGCTCGGCGTGTTGGCCTTGACCAGCCGGAAGTACGCGCATAAAATTCCTTTTATTGTGAAATTGAATCACAACGAGCTGCTGACGTACCCGAACAAGTACGACCAGATCATGTTCGCTTCGGTCAAGCAGGCCTGGGACCTGGGCGCGGCTGGCGTCGGCGCCACCATCTACTTTGGCTCGCCCGAGTCGACGCGCCAGATTCAGGAGGTCGGTGAGGCATTCCGCCTTGCGCACGAGCTCGGCATGTTCACGGTGCTGTGGTGCTACCTGCGCAACCCCGCCTTTGTGAAGGACGGCGTGGATTATCACACGGCGGCGGACTTGACGGGCCAGGCGAACCATCTCGGCGTGACCCTCGAGGCGGACATCGTCAAGCAAAAACTGCCCGAGGTGAACGGCGGTTACCAGGCGCTGAACATGGGCCAGTCGAGCTACGGCAAGATCGACAAGCGCGTGTACACCGAGCTCACGACCGAGCATCCTATCGATCTCGCCCGCTACCAGGTGGCCAACGGCTTCATGGGCAAGATCGGGCTCATCAGCTCTGGGGGCGCCTCGGGAGAGAACGACTTCGCCGAGGCCGTCCGGACGGCGGTCATCAACAAGCGCGCGGGCGGTATGGGCTTGATTTCCGGGCGCAAGGCGTTCCAGCGCCCCATGGCCGAAGGCGTCAAACTGCTGAATCTGATCCAGGACGTGTATCTCTGCAAGGACGTCACGCTCGCATAA
- the purK gene encoding 5-(carboxyamino)imidazole ribonucleotide synthase gives MRRRTASLHLPPATIGILGGGQLGRMMALAGRHMGYRFQVLDPTPNAPAAQVADGQVVAAYDDVDAARTLASRCDLVTYEFENVSAAVAAALAETCDVPQGSDLLAICQHRVREKSTLAKHGLPVTPFLPISTLDDLDRAFAHFGGRMVVKTCRGGYDGKGQWMVRSREELVNHTEAWSRVMDQHRAAGFDDHPLIAEAFVPFVGELSVIVARNRRGEVRAFPPAENIHHRHILHLSIVPARYPREMVAQAEEIALLVADRLGVIGLVAVEMFVCEDGELLINELAPRPHNSGHYTLDACATSQFEQHVRAICNLPLGDVTLYKPVVMVNVLGQHVESLRQQMGGFPSWVKVHLYGKAEAKRDRKMGHLNLLADTREEALSFVESCGIWSEA, from the coding sequence ATGCGTCGGAGGACCGCTAGTCTGCACTTGCCGCCTGCCACCATCGGCATCCTCGGCGGAGGGCAGCTGGGGCGAATGATGGCGCTTGCCGGGCGGCACATGGGGTATCGGTTTCAGGTGCTCGATCCGACCCCGAATGCACCTGCGGCGCAGGTGGCCGACGGCCAGGTGGTCGCGGCTTACGACGACGTGGACGCCGCGCGCACCCTCGCTTCTCGGTGCGATCTCGTCACGTACGAGTTCGAAAACGTGAGCGCCGCCGTCGCGGCTGCCTTGGCCGAGACGTGTGACGTCCCGCAGGGCAGCGATCTCTTGGCCATCTGTCAGCACCGCGTGCGCGAAAAGTCCACGCTGGCAAAGCACGGCCTTCCGGTCACGCCGTTTTTGCCGATTTCGACCTTGGACGATCTCGACCGCGCCTTTGCGCACTTCGGCGGGCGGATGGTGGTCAAAACGTGCCGGGGAGGCTATGACGGCAAGGGACAGTGGATGGTGCGGTCGCGAGAGGAGCTCGTGAACCACACCGAAGCCTGGAGTCGGGTCATGGACCAGCACCGAGCCGCGGGTTTTGACGACCACCCGCTCATCGCGGAGGCGTTTGTGCCGTTCGTGGGGGAGCTTTCCGTCATCGTGGCCCGCAACCGCAGGGGCGAGGTGCGCGCGTTTCCTCCGGCCGAGAACATTCACCACCGGCATATCCTGCACCTGTCCATCGTGCCAGCGAGGTATCCCCGGGAGATGGTCGCGCAAGCCGAAGAGATCGCCTTGCTCGTGGCGGACAGGCTTGGCGTCATTGGCCTGGTCGCAGTGGAGATGTTCGTGTGCGAGGACGGCGAGCTTCTCATCAACGAGCTGGCGCCGCGACCGCACAACTCGGGCCACTACACCCTCGACGCGTGTGCGACGAGCCAGTTCGAGCAACACGTCCGCGCCATTTGCAACCTGCCGCTGGGGGATGTCACGCTGTATAAGCCGGTGGTCATGGTGAACGTCTTGGGCCAACATGTGGAGTCGCTTCGCCAACAGATGGGAGGCTTTCCGTCTTGGGTGAAGGTCCATTTGTACGGAAAAGCGGAGGCGAAGCGGGACAGGAAGATGGGCCATCTGAATCTCCTGGCGGACACGCGCGAAGAGGCGCTTTCGTTTGTCGAGTCGTGCGGCATTTGGTCCGAGGCGTAA
- the purE gene encoding 5-(carboxyamino)imidazole ribonucleotide mutase has product MAQPRVGVIMGSQSDWETMRHACAVLDELEIPHERKVVSAHRTPDFMFEYAASARDRGIQVIIAGAGGAAHLPGMVAAKTQLPVIGVPVQTSALGGLDSLLSIVQMPGGVPVATMAIGRAGAVNAGLMAARILAVTDAEIARRLEARQAAIRDQVLQGGDPGGHASEDR; this is encoded by the coding sequence ATGGCGCAACCACGCGTCGGCGTGATCATGGGCAGCCAGAGCGACTGGGAGACAATGCGCCACGCGTGCGCCGTGTTGGACGAGCTCGAGATTCCACACGAGCGCAAGGTGGTCTCGGCGCACCGAACGCCGGATTTCATGTTTGAATACGCGGCGTCCGCGCGGGATCGCGGCATTCAAGTCATCATCGCGGGGGCGGGGGGTGCCGCCCACCTCCCCGGGATGGTGGCGGCGAAAACGCAGCTGCCCGTCATCGGCGTGCCTGTGCAGACCTCCGCGCTCGGCGGGCTCGACTCGCTCCTGTCCATCGTGCAGATGCCCGGCGGCGTGCCGGTGGCCACCATGGCCATCGGGCGCGCCGGTGCCGTCAATGCGGGGCTCATGGCGGCGAGAATCCTCGCGGTGACCGATGCTGAGATCGCGCGCCGCTTGGAGGCGCGTCAGGCGGCGATTCGAGATCAGGTCCTGCAAGGGGGAGATCCGGGTGGACATGCGTCGGAGGACCGCTAG
- the pfkA gene encoding 6-phosphofructokinase, with protein sequence MQRIGVLTSGGDAPGMNAAIRAVVRTAIYRGLEVVGIRRGYAGLLDGDFRPMPIESVGDIIQRGGTCLFTARCKEFMTEEGQRRGYERLLEAGIEGLVVLGGDGSFRGAKRLSELGIPTVGVPCTIDNDIGACDANIGFDTAVQTVIQAIDKIRDTATSHERTYVIEVMGRHAGHIALAAGLAGGAESVLIPEVSFSLEDVVAKLQRGVARGKKHSIIVVAEGAARAVDVGKYIEEKTGFDTRVTVLGHVQRGGAPTVSDRVLASRLGAFAVDLLLKGETAVMAATQNGALVAVPFDEVFASVRQPAQELCELAEILSN encoded by the coding sequence ATACAAAGGATAGGCGTTTTGACGAGCGGGGGCGACGCGCCGGGCATGAATGCCGCCATCCGCGCGGTGGTTCGCACCGCCATCTATCGAGGTCTGGAGGTTGTCGGCATCCGGAGAGGGTATGCGGGCCTTTTGGATGGGGATTTTCGCCCGATGCCCATCGAGTCCGTGGGCGACATCATCCAGCGCGGTGGAACCTGCTTGTTTACGGCGCGTTGCAAGGAGTTCATGACCGAAGAGGGGCAGCGGCGCGGCTATGAGCGCCTCCTCGAGGCCGGGATCGAGGGACTCGTGGTGCTCGGAGGAGATGGCTCGTTTCGGGGCGCCAAGCGCCTGAGCGAGCTGGGCATCCCCACGGTGGGTGTGCCGTGCACCATCGACAATGACATCGGCGCCTGCGATGCGAACATCGGCTTCGACACCGCGGTGCAGACGGTCATCCAGGCCATCGACAAGATTCGGGACACGGCCACGTCGCACGAGAGGACCTACGTCATCGAGGTCATGGGTCGGCACGCGGGGCACATCGCGCTTGCGGCTGGGCTCGCCGGGGGAGCAGAGAGCGTGCTCATCCCCGAGGTCTCCTTCAGCCTCGAGGATGTCGTGGCCAAGTTGCAGCGCGGCGTCGCCCGCGGCAAAAAACATTCCATCATCGTCGTGGCCGAGGGCGCGGCGCGAGCCGTGGACGTCGGCAAGTACATCGAGGAGAAAACGGGTTTCGATACGCGCGTCACGGTGCTTGGCCACGTGCAGCGCGGCGGCGCCCCCACGGTGTCGGACCGCGTCCTGGCCAGCCGCTTGGGCGCTTTTGCGGTCGACCTGCTCCTCAAAGGGGAGACGGCCGTGATGGCCGCCACGCAGAACGGGGCGCTCGTGGCGGTGCCGTTTGACGAGGTGTTCGCGTCGGTGCGCCAGCCGGCGCAGGAACTCTGCGAGCTGGCCGAAATTCTATCCAACTAA